The following are encoded together in the Aerococcus mictus genome:
- the rpoC gene encoding DNA-directed RNA polymerase subunit beta', producing MVDVNKFESIKIGLASPDKIRSWSYGEVKKPETINYRTLKPEKDGLFCERIFGPTKDYECACGKYKRIRYAGVVCDRCGVEVTKAKVRRERMGHLELASPVTHIWYFKGIPSRMGLILDMSPRSLEEVIYFASHVVIDGGDTPLAPKQLLSEREYREYKAEYGDRFQAGIGAEAIKELLRRVDLDSECAELKEELRTAKGQKRTRAIRRLDIMDAFRKSGNKPEWMVLDVIPVIPPELRPMVQLDGGRFATSDLNDLYRRVINRNNRLKRLLDLNAPNIIVQNEKRMLQEAVDALVDNGRRGRPVTGPGNRPLKSLSHMLKGKQGRFRQNLLGKRVDYSGRSVIAIGPHLKFYQCGLPKEMALELFKPFLIRELVDREIATNAKHAKRMIERKDDAVWEPLGEIMREHPVLLNRAPTLHRLGIQAFEPVLVEGKAIRLHPLACEAYNADFDGDQMAVHLPLGEEAQAEARILMLAASHILNPKDGQPVVTPSQDMVLGNYYLTQEEAGMTGEGMKISSLSEAHIAYANGAAQLHTRVVISPKHFPKYAWTDQQKEQLMITSIGKLFFNEIMPADFAYINEPTSENLNGQTADRFFVNPGEDTEKAIAQLETTAPFKKGYLEEIIAAIFKRLKVTETSQFLDRLKALGYYYSTKSGITVGIADITVLDAKDQHVDKGHKRVDNIMKQYRRGLITDDERYDQVINTWNDVKNDIENELKHSLSPDNPFFIMMDSGARGNISNFTQLAGMRGLMAGPSGKIIELPVTSNFREGLSVQEMFISTHGARKGMTDTALKTADSGYLTRRLVDVAQDVIIRENDCGTDRGLTVSAIKEGNEMIESLAERLTGRYIQKTVRDPQTGEVLAHHNELVSPETAAKIEAAGLKHVTIRSAFTCRTRHGVCKYCYGSDLATNGEVEVGEAVGIVAAQSIGEPGTQLTMRTFHTGGVAGDDITQGLPRVQEIVEARHPKGQAVITEVTGEVVAIDIEEETRTKTVTVKGETDEREYKVPYTARMKVSEGDLIERGAQLTEGSIDPKELLRITNSLTVENYMLAEIQRVYRQQGVDINDKHVEVLLRQMMRKVRVLDPGASDLLPGHLMDIGEFEDANEEIIKTGQQPATCQPVLLGITKAALETKSFLSAASFQETTKVLTDAAISGKRDELLGLKENVIIGKIIPAGTGVGRYRHMEPEKLGVEQVVEVPAHEPSDNENPAEIATITKPIDENYSGMP from the coding sequence TTGGTCGATGTAAATAAATTTGAAAGTATAAAAATTGGTTTAGCCTCACCAGATAAGATCCGTTCCTGGTCCTATGGTGAAGTCAAGAAACCGGAAACAATCAACTACCGTACCCTAAAGCCAGAAAAAGACGGTCTTTTCTGTGAACGTATTTTTGGGCCAACCAAGGACTACGAATGTGCTTGTGGAAAGTATAAACGGATCCGCTATGCGGGTGTGGTTTGTGACCGTTGTGGGGTTGAAGTAACCAAGGCCAAAGTCCGTCGTGAACGGATGGGCCACTTGGAATTAGCTTCACCAGTTACCCACATTTGGTACTTTAAAGGCATTCCAAGTCGGATGGGCCTGATCTTAGATATGAGCCCACGGTCTTTAGAAGAAGTGATTTATTTTGCTTCTCACGTGGTCATTGACGGTGGTGACACGCCTTTAGCTCCTAAGCAATTGCTTTCTGAACGAGAATACCGGGAGTATAAGGCCGAATATGGTGACCGTTTCCAAGCAGGTATCGGTGCTGAAGCCATTAAGGAACTCCTACGCCGCGTAGACCTTGATAGTGAATGTGCAGAATTAAAAGAAGAATTACGGACTGCCAAGGGTCAAAAACGGACCCGGGCTATCCGTCGTTTAGACATCATGGATGCCTTTAGAAAATCCGGCAATAAACCGGAATGGATGGTTCTTGATGTGATCCCTGTGATCCCACCTGAACTCCGTCCCATGGTGCAACTGGATGGGGGCCGTTTTGCAACCAGTGACTTAAATGACCTCTACCGCCGGGTGATTAACCGGAATAACCGTCTAAAACGTTTATTAGACCTCAATGCACCAAATATTATTGTTCAAAATGAAAAACGGATGCTCCAAGAAGCCGTTGACGCCCTAGTGGATAATGGTCGTCGCGGCCGTCCTGTGACTGGACCGGGGAACCGCCCATTGAAGTCCCTTTCCCATATGTTGAAAGGGAAACAAGGACGTTTCCGTCAAAACCTCTTAGGGAAACGGGTGGACTATTCTGGACGTTCCGTTATTGCCATTGGACCACACTTGAAGTTCTACCAATGTGGTCTGCCTAAAGAAATGGCTCTAGAACTCTTTAAACCATTCTTGATTCGGGAATTGGTGGACCGTGAAATTGCCACCAATGCTAAACATGCTAAACGGATGATTGAACGCAAGGATGACGCTGTTTGGGAACCCCTCGGAGAGATCATGCGTGAACACCCGGTACTGCTTAACCGGGCACCTACCCTCCACCGTTTGGGGATCCAAGCCTTTGAACCAGTCTTGGTTGAAGGAAAGGCCATCCGTCTTCACCCCTTAGCCTGTGAAGCTTATAACGCCGACTTTGACGGGGACCAAATGGCGGTCCACTTGCCTTTAGGTGAGGAAGCCCAAGCTGAAGCCCGTATCTTAATGTTGGCCGCTTCCCACATCTTAAACCCTAAAGATGGACAACCAGTGGTAACCCCATCCCAAGACATGGTCTTAGGGAACTACTACTTAACCCAAGAAGAAGCTGGGATGACTGGGGAAGGAATGAAGATTTCCTCACTCAGCGAAGCCCACATTGCTTATGCCAATGGGGCAGCTCAATTGCATACTCGGGTGGTAATCAGTCCGAAACACTTCCCTAAATATGCATGGACCGACCAACAAAAAGAACAATTAATGATTACTTCTATTGGTAAATTGTTCTTTAATGAGATCATGCCGGCTGATTTTGCTTATATTAATGAGCCCACATCAGAAAACTTAAATGGTCAAACCGCTGATCGTTTCTTCGTCAATCCTGGGGAAGATACCGAAAAAGCGATTGCTCAATTAGAGACTACGGCGCCATTTAAGAAGGGCTACTTAGAAGAAATTATCGCCGCTATCTTCAAGCGCTTGAAGGTTACTGAAACCTCCCAATTCTTAGACCGCTTGAAGGCTCTTGGTTACTACTACTCCACCAAGTCAGGGATTACCGTTGGGATTGCTGATATTACCGTTTTAGATGCCAAGGACCAACACGTGGACAAGGGGCATAAACGCGTTGACAATATCATGAAGCAATACCGTCGTGGTTTAATTACCGATGACGAACGCTATGACCAAGTCATTAACACGTGGAATGATGTCAAAAACGACATTGAAAACGAATTGAAACACAGTCTGTCTCCAGATAACCCATTCTTTATCATGATGGACTCTGGTGCGCGTGGTAACATCTCCAACTTTACCCAATTAGCGGGGATGCGTGGTTTGATGGCGGGACCAAGTGGTAAGATTATTGAACTGCCAGTTACTTCTAACTTCCGTGAAGGGCTATCGGTTCAAGAAATGTTTATCTCCACTCACGGGGCACGTAAAGGGATGACCGATACCGCCTTGAAGACGGCCGACTCTGGTTACCTAACCCGTCGTCTGGTTGACGTGGCCCAAGACGTGATTATCCGTGAAAATGATTGTGGAACCGACCGTGGCTTAACCGTTTCAGCCATTAAAGAAGGTAACGAAATGATCGAAAGCCTGGCTGAACGTCTGACTGGTCGTTACATCCAAAAAACGGTCCGTGATCCACAAACCGGTGAAGTTCTCGCTCACCATAATGAGCTGGTTTCACCAGAAACCGCAGCTAAGATTGAAGCTGCTGGCCTCAAACACGTTACTATTCGTTCTGCCTTTACCTGCCGGACCCGCCATGGGGTATGTAAGTATTGCTACGGTTCTGACCTAGCAACCAATGGCGAAGTCGAAGTTGGTGAAGCAGTTGGTATCGTGGCTGCCCAATCCATTGGGGAACCTGGTACCCAGTTGACCATGCGTACCTTCCATACCGGTGGGGTTGCCGGGGATGACATTACCCAAGGTTTACCTCGTGTTCAAGAAATCGTTGAAGCCCGTCATCCGAAAGGGCAAGCGGTGATTACTGAAGTGACTGGGGAAGTCGTGGCCATTGATATTGAAGAAGAAACCCGGACCAAGACTGTTACCGTCAAAGGGGAAACTGACGAACGGGAATACAAGGTGCCTTACACTGCCCGTATGAAGGTCAGCGAAGGTGACTTGATTGAACGTGGTGCCCAATTAACAGAAGGGTCCATTGATCCCAAAGAATTGCTCCGGATCACGAATTCCCTCACCGTAGAAAACTACATGTTAGCGGAAATCCAACGGGTTTACCGTCAACAAGGGGTGGACATTAACGACAAGCACGTGGAAGTTCTCCTACGTCAAATGATGCGTAAGGTTAGAGTCTTAGACCCAGGCGCTTCTGACTTGTTGCCAGGGCACTTAATGGATATTGGTGAATTTGAAGACGCCAATGAGGAAATCATTAAGACTGGCCAACAACCAGCTACCTGTCAACCAGTCCTCCTAGGAATTACCAAGGCAGCCTTGGAAACTAAATCCTTCCTATCTGCTGCTTCCTTCCAAGAAACCACCAAGGTCCTCACTGACGCTGCTATTAGTGGTAAACGGGACGAGTTACTTGGATTGAAAGAAAACGTCATTATTGGTAAGATAATTCCTGCTGGTACTGGTGTCGGTCGCTACCGTCACATGGAACCAGAAAAATTAGGTGTGGAACAAGTTGTTGAAGTGCCGGCCCATGAGCCATCTGACAACGAAAATCCAGCCGAAATTGCGACAATTACCAAACCAATCGACGAAAACTATAGCGGTATGCCTTAA
- a CDS encoding vitamin B12-dependent ribonucleotide reductase, producing the protein METAMKNIVEWNKEALNQAIKSFPQVYPMTEDMNKTFSGISRMVMLDRYSFKDTMKETLAPGDLVVLTVRPDPQYPGRGIGIVQAIENKTATIWVEEAYRGSLMGEEQETGLVKRPLDEIDKPLEIYYEQIAKRNAHGLAAIDNNEDRRQDIEAAFYQEESKGNFVPAGRVLYGAGSGTDVTYFNCYVMPYVPDSRGGIADHRKEVMEIMSRGGGVGTNGSTLRPRHSLVRGVNGKSSGAVSWLDDIAKLTHLVEQGGSRRGAQMIMLADWHPDILEFIISKMQNPRILQFIKESSKDSYIKQLVDEKLKFVYSTPAQIDMYQAVVDLKEKQAGQVSDAAYAEAKENLEQGGHYEVNEPDFLTGANISVAISSDFMEAVKEGKDWSLRFPAVEKYDQEEMAAYDTQWQEIGDVREWEALGHEITTYRTLPAQELWQLINICATYAAEPGIFFIDRANEDTNAVAYGQKVVATNPCGEQPLAPYSVCNLGAINLAQMADKENKRLDKEKLQQTVATAIRMQDNVIDATPYFLEANKKQALGERRIGLGVMGLADLLIYCEKRYGSKEGNQLVDEVFETIAVTAYQTSIELAKERGSFPFLIGESEEETQALRERFVQSGFMQRMPESIREDVLKYGIRNSHLLTVAPTGSTGTMMNVSTGLEPYFAFKYYRTGRLGKFIEVNADIVQEYLDKHPEADADNLPDFFVSAMDLSPREHVDVQTTIQRWVDSSISKTVNAPKGYAVNQVAEVYEKLYEGGAKGGTVYVDGSRDSQVLTLNKDEHEDSDQDSQADQSKQDDVVVVDDSEELRQLVDQAQAEANEEEVVFGSELGNTCPICRTGIVEEIGGCNTCSNCFAQLKCGL; encoded by the coding sequence ATGGAAACTGCGATGAAGAATATTGTGGAATGGAATAAAGAGGCGCTTAACCAAGCCATCAAATCCTTCCCTCAAGTTTATCCGATGACAGAAGACATGAACAAAACCTTCTCTGGCATCAGTCGGATGGTCATGTTGGACCGTTATTCCTTTAAAGACACCATGAAAGAAACCCTAGCCCCTGGTGACTTAGTGGTATTAACTGTCCGCCCTGACCCGCAATATCCAGGACGGGGGATCGGGATTGTCCAAGCCATTGAGAACAAGACCGCAACCATTTGGGTCGAAGAAGCCTATCGTGGGTCCCTAATGGGAGAAGAACAGGAAACTGGCCTGGTAAAACGCCCATTGGATGAAATCGACAAACCTTTAGAAATCTACTATGAACAAATTGCCAAACGGAATGCCCATGGCTTAGCAGCTATTGATAATAATGAAGACCGCCGCCAAGACATTGAAGCAGCCTTCTACCAAGAAGAATCCAAGGGTAACTTTGTTCCTGCCGGCCGGGTCTTATATGGTGCAGGTTCCGGAACCGATGTCACCTACTTTAACTGCTATGTCATGCCTTATGTGCCTGACTCCCGGGGTGGTATTGCTGACCACCGTAAGGAAGTGATGGAAATTATGTCCCGTGGTGGGGGTGTTGGGACCAATGGCTCCACCTTGAGACCACGTCACTCCCTGGTTCGTGGAGTTAACGGGAAGTCTTCCGGGGCGGTTTCCTGGTTAGATGACATTGCTAAATTAACCCACCTGGTAGAACAAGGCGGTAGCCGTCGTGGGGCCCAAATGATCATGCTAGCAGACTGGCATCCAGATATTTTGGAATTCATTATTTCTAAGATGCAAAACCCACGCATCCTCCAATTTATCAAGGAAAGCTCTAAGGACAGCTACATTAAACAATTAGTTGATGAAAAGTTAAAATTCGTCTACTCAACTCCAGCGCAAATCGACATGTACCAAGCTGTCGTTGACCTCAAGGAAAAACAAGCTGGTCAAGTCAGTGATGCAGCCTATGCTGAAGCCAAGGAAAACTTGGAACAAGGTGGCCATTATGAAGTCAATGAACCCGACTTCCTAACTGGGGCTAATATTTCCGTAGCTATTTCATCAGACTTTATGGAAGCTGTTAAGGAAGGTAAGGATTGGAGCCTCCGCTTCCCAGCAGTGGAAAAATATGACCAAGAAGAAATGGCCGCTTACGACACCCAATGGCAAGAAATTGGCGATGTGCGTGAATGGGAAGCCCTGGGTCATGAAATTACCACTTACCGGACCCTGCCTGCCCAAGAACTATGGCAATTGATCAACATTTGTGCTACTTACGCGGCTGAACCAGGCATTTTCTTTATTGACCGCGCCAATGAAGACACTAATGCGGTGGCTTACGGGCAAAAGGTTGTGGCAACCAACCCTTGTGGGGAACAACCCCTAGCGCCTTATTCCGTATGTAACTTGGGTGCGATTAACCTGGCCCAAATGGCGGACAAGGAAAACAAACGCCTGGATAAAGAAAAACTACAACAAACAGTAGCTACCGCTATCCGCATGCAAGATAACGTCATCGATGCTACACCATACTTCTTGGAAGCCAACAAGAAACAAGCTCTTGGTGAACGTCGGATTGGTTTAGGGGTTATGGGTCTGGCTGACCTCTTAATCTACTGTGAAAAACGCTATGGTTCTAAAGAAGGTAACCAATTAGTCGATGAAGTCTTTGAAACCATCGCGGTAACGGCTTACCAAACCTCCATCGAACTCGCCAAAGAACGGGGCAGCTTCCCATTCTTAATCGGGGAAAGTGAAGAAGAAACCCAAGCCCTCAGAGAACGCTTTGTTCAATCCGGTTTCATGCAAAGAATGCCTGAAAGCATCCGTGAAGACGTCTTGAAGTATGGGATCCGCAACTCCCACTTACTCACCGTGGCGCCGACCGGAAGTACCGGGACCATGATGAATGTCTCTACCGGGCTCGAACCTTACTTTGCCTTTAAATACTACCGGACCGGTCGTTTAGGTAAATTTATTGAAGTCAATGCCGACATCGTCCAAGAATACCTGGATAAACATCCAGAAGCTGATGCTGACAACCTGCCTGACTTCTTTGTGTCTGCCATGGACCTAAGCCCAAGAGAACACGTTGATGTGCAAACCACTATTCAACGTTGGGTAGATAGCTCCATTTCTAAGACCGTTAATGCACCTAAGGGTTACGCGGTTAACCAAGTGGCCGAAGTCTATGAAAAACTTTATGAAGGCGGCGCTAAGGGTGGTACCGTTTATGTTGACGGGTCACGGGATTCTCAAGTCCTCACCTTAAATAAGGATGAACATGAAGACAGTGACCAAGATTCTCAAGCCGATCAAAGCAAGCAAGACGATGTGGTTGTCGTTGATGACAGTGAAGAATTACGTCAATTAGTCGACCAAGCCCAAGCTGAAGCCAATGAAGAAGAAGTCGTCTTCGGTAGCGAACTTGGCAATACCTGCCCAATTTGCCGGACCGGGATTGTCGAAGAAATTGGCGGCTGCAATACCTGTTCAAATTGCTTTGCCCAATTAAAATGTGGTTTATAA
- a CDS encoding cob(I)yrinic acid a,c-diamide adenosyltransferase: MQIYTRTGDKGTTRIIGGQEVPKDSLRVNAYGSVDELNSWIGVTISENESWPELNEELIQIQQYLFDCGNDFATPEGKGEYRLKQAAIDWLEERIDTYNPQAPAVESFILPGGSRLASRLHYARTVTRRCERHIVSFMREESSSPVALKFINRLSDYFFAVARLANVKVGLSDILYERSGKVFHDESELSKEDLKDS; this comes from the coding sequence ATGCAAATTTATACCCGAACAGGGGATAAGGGGACGACCCGGATTATCGGTGGCCAGGAAGTTCCTAAAGATTCCTTACGTGTCAATGCCTATGGGAGCGTGGACGAATTAAATTCATGGATTGGTGTGACCATTAGCGAAAATGAATCATGGCCAGAGTTAAACGAGGAATTGATTCAAATCCAACAGTATTTATTTGACTGTGGGAATGACTTTGCTACGCCGGAGGGCAAGGGTGAGTACCGCTTAAAACAAGCCGCGATTGATTGGCTAGAGGAACGGATTGATACCTACAATCCCCAAGCGCCCGCGGTGGAATCCTTTATCCTGCCCGGTGGTAGCCGTTTAGCTAGTCGTTTGCACTATGCACGGACAGTGACCCGCCGCTGCGAACGTCACATTGTTTCCTTCATGCGTGAAGAAAGCTCCAGTCCTGTCGCTTTGAAATTTATTAACCGCCTATCCGACTACTTCTTTGCAGTAGCCCGGCTCGCCAATGTTAAGGTAGGCCTATCTGATATCCTCTACGAACGTAGTGGCAAGGTCTTCCATGACGAAAGTGAATTAAGCAAGGAAGACCTCAAAGATAGTTAG
- a CDS encoding prepilin peptidase, whose product MGLSLVFFFFAALASCLMAFSHRYLKKLPFLWARSQCDQCQITLSALSLIPLAGYFLSGGRCFHCQRPIAWTYPLFEGLFALLSLLILARFPTGQAAYLVTLHSLLFVMAMTDLEEMWVPDRFQVLFFLSLLAYHGLYTPASHYSSLLFHLLACGLILTLLVYRLPGSLGGADIKIFLSLALFFPPRIYPLFICLASGLALVYLLISAWLKQRSLKDPLAFFPLIWLAFDLTLILAY is encoded by the coding sequence GTGGGACTTAGCTTAGTCTTTTTCTTTTTTGCTGCCCTCGCTTCTTGCCTGATGGCCTTTAGCCATCGTTACCTGAAAAAACTTCCTTTCCTCTGGGCCCGGTCCCAGTGCGACCAGTGTCAGATCACTTTGTCAGCCTTATCCCTTATTCCCCTGGCCGGTTATTTCTTGTCAGGAGGGCGGTGCTTCCACTGTCAGCGGCCCATCGCCTGGACCTATCCCCTATTTGAAGGGCTCTTCGCCCTCCTGAGTCTCTTGATCTTGGCCCGCTTTCCTACTGGACAAGCGGCTTACCTAGTCACTCTCCACAGCCTCCTCTTTGTCATGGCCATGACTGACCTGGAGGAAATGTGGGTGCCAGATCGTTTTCAAGTGCTCTTTTTCTTGAGCCTGCTTGCTTACCACGGCCTCTATACTCCGGCTAGTCACTATTCCAGTCTCTTATTTCATCTCTTGGCCTGTGGGCTGATTCTCACCCTCTTGGTCTATCGCTTACCGGGATCTCTGGGCGGGGCGGATATCAAAATCTTTCTCTCCCTGGCGCTCTTCTTCCCGCCTAGGATTTATCCCCTCTTTATTTGCCTGGCTTCCGGACTAGCCCTGGTTTATCTTTTAATCAGCGCTTGGCTGAAGCAACGTTCCTTAAAAGACCCCCTGGCCTTTTTTCCCTTGATTTGGCTGGCCTTTGACCTGACTTTGATCTTAGCTTATTAA